Proteins encoded within one genomic window of Kibdelosporangium phytohabitans:
- a CDS encoding endonuclease/exonuclease/phosphatase family protein: MNRVILALSAVAILVAPSAAATGTGTTFTVLQLNICHGGMAGCYRGDAVMHKAAEVIRLSKPQVLSVNEACSGDIDRLRPAMGPARALFAEARNLDGTPVLCRGGDGRYGNIIMVSAGFAGTTEESGIHAAQYTAADGIGELRSWACLPAARLSACTTHLSSDNAPTALAQCRELISRAARHPRPVFVAGDLNLRGQGVRDCDRGGFSRRGDGNVQYVFASDDVSFVRTDDIDMAGTTDHPGLLITGSR; this comes from the coding sequence GTGAATCGCGTGATCCTCGCCCTGTCGGCGGTCGCGATCCTCGTCGCGCCGTCGGCGGCGGCTACGGGCACGGGGACGACGTTCACCGTGCTGCAGCTCAACATCTGCCACGGCGGCATGGCCGGTTGCTACCGGGGTGACGCGGTCATGCACAAGGCCGCCGAGGTGATCAGGCTGAGCAAGCCGCAGGTGCTGTCGGTGAACGAGGCGTGTTCCGGTGACATCGACCGGCTGCGCCCGGCCATGGGGCCGGCGCGGGCGTTGTTCGCCGAGGCCCGCAATCTCGACGGCACACCAGTGCTGTGCCGTGGCGGCGATGGGCGGTACGGCAACATCATCATGGTCTCGGCCGGGTTCGCGGGCACGACCGAGGAATCCGGTATCCACGCTGCCCAGTACACGGCGGCGGACGGTATCGGTGAGCTGCGCTCGTGGGCGTGCCTGCCCGCGGCGCGGCTCAGTGCCTGTACGACGCACCTGTCCTCGGACAACGCGCCGACCGCGCTCGCGCAGTGCCGGGAGTTGATCAGTCGTGCGGCGCGTCATCCACGGCCCGTCTTCGTCGCCGGTGACCTCAACCTGCGGGGGCAAGGCGTGCGGGACTGTGACCGCGGCGGGTTCTCCCGCCGGGGTGACGGCAACGTCCAGTACGTGTTCGCCAGCGACGACGTGTCGTTCGTCAGAACGGACGACATCGACATGGCGGGCACGACCGACCACCCCGGTTTGCTGATCACCGGCAGCCGCTAA
- a CDS encoding putative immunity protein: MAELRDVAGFAAACAEPALVIFERDCPGDERPRAAIDAARTFAEGANRTKGIRDSAWAAQRAYQEARDAGLEAASDVARAAVAAASAAYLHPLAKATQVIHILGAAAHAARAFELDAGDDRQIGDEFIRKAHELAGPVVVSVLTRYPDAPGGRGRVGELLRNLDASLRRSAG; encoded by the coding sequence ATGGCGGAACTGCGAGACGTAGCGGGCTTTGCCGCGGCCTGCGCGGAACCCGCCCTGGTGATCTTCGAACGCGACTGCCCCGGCGACGAGCGTCCACGAGCCGCGATCGACGCGGCACGCACGTTCGCGGAGGGAGCGAATCGAACCAAAGGGATTCGTGACAGCGCGTGGGCGGCCCAGCGCGCGTACCAGGAGGCACGCGACGCGGGGCTGGAAGCAGCCAGCGACGTTGCCCGCGCTGCTGTCGCGGCGGCCAGTGCGGCGTACCTGCACCCGTTGGCGAAAGCGACTCAGGTCATCCACATTCTCGGCGCGGCGGCTCACGCGGCCCGGGCGTTCGAACTGGACGCCGGGGACGACCGCCAGATCGGCGACGAGTTCATCAGGAAGGCACACGAGCTGGCCGGTCCTGTGGTGGTCAGCGTCCTGACGCGCTATCCCGACGCTCCGGGCGGCCGTGGCCGGGTCGGTGAACTGCTGCGAAACCTGGACGCCTCGTTGCGCCGATCGGCTGGTTAG
- a CDS encoding helix-turn-helix domain-containing protein, which produces MTQQDGELDSLVRRRIRALRVAQGWSLEELATRARLSPSSLSRIENGRRRLALDQLVTLARALDTSLDQLVETDTDDVIANPMIDGAHGLMRWPIKADPGVTVMRQRMTNPPPDNPARMRAHPGREWLVVLSGTAILLLGNRRLRVETNQAAEFPTMLPHAIGAEGGPCEVLGIFDRDARRGHPADKGIAVK; this is translated from the coding sequence ATGACGCAACAGGACGGTGAGCTGGACAGTCTCGTGCGCAGGAGGATCCGCGCCCTGCGGGTGGCGCAGGGGTGGTCGCTGGAGGAACTGGCCACTCGCGCGCGGCTCAGCCCGTCATCGCTCAGCCGGATCGAGAACGGCCGGCGCCGCCTGGCCCTCGATCAGCTCGTCACCCTCGCCCGCGCGCTGGACACGTCACTCGACCAACTGGTGGAGACGGACACCGACGACGTCATTGCCAACCCGATGATCGACGGCGCCCACGGCCTGATGCGGTGGCCGATCAAGGCGGATCCAGGCGTGACCGTGATGCGCCAGCGGATGACGAACCCGCCGCCGGACAACCCCGCCCGCATGCGCGCCCACCCTGGCCGCGAGTGGCTCGTCGTGCTCTCCGGTACGGCCATCCTGCTGCTGGGCAATCGCCGCCTTCGCGTGGAGACCAACCAGGCCGCGGAGTTCCCCACCATGCTCCCGCACGCGATCGGCGCCGAGGGCGGCCCGTGCGAGGTCCTGGGCATCTTCGACCGCGATGCCCGCCGGGGACACCCGGCGGACAAGGGAATCGCTGTCAAGTAG
- a CDS encoding class I SAM-dependent methyltransferase, translated as MTHTDHDSQAEILDLDAEVLREHIAAIVAWLPVQAPRQIVDLGCGTGTGTFALLDRFAGADVIAVDTSADHLRRLREKATGHVRAIQADLDSQWPDLGTPDLVWASASMHHMADPDRTLRQVHDTLAPGGLFAVVELSGFPRFLPSSAPEERPGLEERCHAATEQLHATHVPHRGADWGRKLAAAGFTVEGERTVTVHIEQSGNAAVSRYALSSLRRIRGAVAETLPADDLAALDRLLDTGSPHSILRRDDLAVRTERTVWAARRTWRTTLCGNRPHRRVPVGQVSTKDEMGGEGPDLPRIRSAARRLATPGRFFEGHGP; from the coding sequence ATGACGCACACCGACCACGACAGTCAGGCCGAGATCCTCGATCTCGACGCGGAAGTCCTCCGCGAGCACATCGCGGCCATCGTCGCGTGGCTGCCCGTCCAGGCTCCCCGGCAGATCGTGGATCTGGGCTGCGGGACCGGGACGGGCACCTTCGCCCTGCTCGACAGGTTCGCCGGCGCGGACGTGATCGCGGTCGACACGTCGGCCGACCACTTGCGCCGCCTGCGGGAGAAGGCCACCGGCCACGTGCGCGCGATCCAGGCCGACCTCGACTCGCAGTGGCCGGACCTCGGCACGCCCGACCTGGTGTGGGCGTCGGCGTCCATGCACCACATGGCCGACCCCGACCGCACACTGCGCCAGGTCCACGACACGCTCGCGCCCGGTGGGCTGTTCGCCGTCGTGGAACTCAGCGGCTTCCCCCGTTTCCTGCCAAGCAGTGCCCCGGAGGAACGGCCGGGTCTGGAAGAACGCTGCCACGCCGCGACCGAGCAGTTGCACGCCACGCACGTACCCCACCGTGGTGCCGATTGGGGACGCAAACTGGCCGCCGCCGGATTCACCGTCGAAGGCGAACGGACCGTCACCGTCCACATCGAACAATCCGGCAACGCGGCAGTCAGCCGTTACGCGCTCAGCAGCCTGCGGCGCATACGCGGGGCCGTCGCCGAAACGCTCCCGGCCGACGACCTCGCCGCGCTGGACCGGCTACTCGACACCGGCAGCCCGCACAGCATCTTGCGTCGCGACGACCTCGCAGTACGCACCGAACGCACAGTCTGGGCCGCGCGCCGCACATGGAGGACAACATTGTGCGGGAACCGACCGCATCGCCGCGTGCCCGTCGGTCAAGTGTCCACAAAGGATGAAATGGGTGGTGAGGGTCCCGATCTGCCCCGGATCCGGTCGGCCGCTCGCCGGCTGGCCACCCCTGGCCGGTTCTTCGAGGGCCACGGCCCGTGA
- a CDS encoding NmrA/HSCARG family protein, whose protein sequence is MTSRPILVTGATGKQGGATARRLLADGKPVRALVRDTATPAATALAAAGAQLVVGDFDDPATLPPAFDGAEAVFAIPPGAHTNPQLEAARGIALVDTAARAGIDQVVFSTVASMSATSQSATAKAQIEQYLHDHIARPTVLRPVRFMTNYLGVGSIGIDGITDGVNRHLFPPHEPMQVIALEDIAEFAALAFAQPARFAGRTLELAGDQPTPVEAAAAISEATGIPVRYEQLTDAEAAVLGPEVARTKASWAAGARWHADIETLRVIHPGLRTFASWLAESGAAVIRSALQDGKSRST, encoded by the coding sequence ATGACTTCGAGACCGATCCTCGTCACGGGCGCGACCGGCAAACAGGGCGGCGCCACCGCGCGACGCCTCCTGGCCGACGGCAAACCGGTGCGCGCCCTGGTCCGTGACACGGCCACGCCCGCGGCGACAGCGCTGGCCGCCGCCGGTGCCCAGCTCGTCGTCGGTGACTTCGACGACCCGGCGACCCTGCCGCCGGCGTTCGACGGAGCCGAGGCTGTGTTCGCGATACCGCCCGGCGCCCACACCAACCCGCAGCTCGAAGCGGCTCGCGGCATCGCACTGGTCGACACTGCCGCCCGCGCGGGCATCGACCAGGTCGTGTTCAGCACCGTCGCGTCGATGTCGGCCACATCGCAGTCCGCGACGGCGAAAGCCCAGATCGAGCAGTACCTGCACGACCACATCGCGCGACCGACCGTGCTGCGTCCTGTCCGGTTCATGACCAACTACCTCGGCGTGGGCTCGATCGGCATCGACGGCATCACCGACGGCGTGAACCGGCACCTGTTCCCACCGCACGAACCCATGCAGGTCATCGCGCTGGAGGACATCGCCGAATTCGCCGCCCTCGCCTTCGCCCAACCAGCCCGGTTCGCCGGGCGGACGCTGGAGCTGGCCGGCGACCAGCCGACACCCGTCGAAGCCGCCGCGGCGATCAGCGAAGCCACCGGCATCCCTGTCCGGTACGAACAGCTCACCGACGCCGAAGCGGCCGTCCTCGGCCCCGAGGTCGCCAGGACCAAGGCCAGTTGGGCGGCGGGTGCCCGCTGGCACGCGGACATCGAGACGCTGCGGGTGATCCACCCCGGGCTGCGAACGTTCGCTTCGTGGCTCGCCGAATCCGGCGCTGCCGTCATCCGCTCGGCGCTTCAGGACGGGAAAAGCCGTTCCACGTAG
- a CDS encoding TetR/AcrR family transcriptional regulator, producing the protein MTAPARVDARRNRELVLRTAAKMFAESGTDVTLGRIARRAGVGAGTVYRHFPSKEFLLEAVLADHVDQLVTSAGQWATRAAPGDALFGFLLQVIETSAGRQHVCDALTADTSWPHAMLTAAAQRFGEAMERLLRNAKRAGAIRGDVQADDLTALAMGGAAMRAAHRNQARGGQLVRLLLDGLRTEAVTEAGEFRDGRGHETRCGECGAPLSVRTTGRPPRYCGPTCRQRARRKRMAG; encoded by the coding sequence ATGACAGCCCCAGCCCGCGTGGACGCGCGGCGCAACCGGGAGCTCGTGCTGCGCACCGCGGCGAAGATGTTCGCCGAGAGCGGCACGGACGTGACGCTCGGCCGGATCGCGCGCCGCGCCGGCGTGGGCGCGGGTACCGTCTACCGGCATTTCCCCAGCAAGGAGTTCCTCCTCGAAGCTGTTCTGGCCGATCACGTCGACCAACTGGTGACCTCCGCCGGCCAGTGGGCGACCCGCGCCGCGCCGGGCGACGCGCTGTTCGGGTTCCTGCTCCAGGTCATCGAGACATCCGCTGGGCGGCAACACGTCTGCGACGCGCTCACCGCCGACACGAGCTGGCCGCACGCCATGCTCACCGCTGCGGCGCAGCGGTTCGGCGAGGCGATGGAACGCTTGCTGCGCAACGCGAAACGCGCCGGTGCGATCCGTGGTGACGTGCAGGCCGACGACTTGACCGCGTTGGCGATGGGCGGCGCCGCGATGCGGGCCGCGCACCGCAACCAGGCGCGCGGCGGCCAACTCGTCCGGCTGCTGCTGGACGGCCTGCGCACCGAAGCCGTCACGGAAGCGGGCGAGTTCCGTGACGGCCGGGGTCACGAAACCCGCTGCGGCGAGTGCGGCGCGCCGCTGAGCGTGCGGACGACTGGCCGACCACCCCGCTACTGCGGCCCGACCTGTCGCCAACGTGCCCGCCGCAAGAGGATGGCCGGTTGA